The Paenibacillus sophorae genome has a segment encoding these proteins:
- the rnhA gene encoding ribonuclease H gives MAKQKYYVVWEGRKPGVYATWAECKRQTDQFTGAKYKSYESKTAAEEAFRAGWKGNWGKTGSEKGGAAGGSQVSHSSKSTGAQTAAETVDYNSISVDVGTRGNPGPVEYKGVDTRTGEVIFSCGPISKGTNNLGEFLAIVHALALLQKEGSGKTVYSDSVNAMKWVREKKVSTTLPRDHTTEEIWGLIDRAVNWLQTHTYDNKVLKWQTRQWGEIKADYGRK, from the coding sequence GTGGCAAAACAGAAATATTATGTGGTATGGGAGGGACGCAAGCCGGGTGTGTACGCGACTTGGGCGGAATGCAAGCGGCAGACGGACCAGTTTACGGGAGCAAAATACAAATCCTATGAGTCGAAGACCGCGGCTGAGGAAGCGTTCCGGGCAGGCTGGAAGGGCAATTGGGGCAAGACAGGGTCTGAAAAAGGCGGCGCAGCCGGCGGGTCCCAGGTAAGTCATTCTTCCAAGAGCACAGGCGCTCAGACAGCCGCAGAAACAGTCGACTATAACAGCATCTCGGTTGATGTGGGAACAAGGGGAAACCCCGGCCCTGTCGAATATAAAGGAGTAGACACACGGACGGGAGAGGTTATCTTCTCCTGCGGTCCGATTAGCAAGGGTACGAATAATCTCGGTGAATTTCTGGCTATTGTGCACGCCCTTGCGCTTCTGCAGAAAGAAGGCAGCGGCAAGACGGTATACAGCGATTCGGTCAACGCAATGAAATGGGTCAGAGAGAAGAAGGTGTCGACCACCCTGCCCCGGGACCATACGACGGAGGAGATCTGGGGGCTCATCGACCGAGCGGTGAACTGGCTTCAGACGCATACATACGACAACAAGGTACTGAAGTGGCAGACCCGGCAGTGGGGAGAGATCAAGGCGGATTACGGAAGAAAATAA
- a CDS encoding DUF1540 domain-containing protein, translating into MAKDVLCEVNTCTYWANENKCNAESIFIAFNNVRQASRSEETDCDTFKKK; encoded by the coding sequence ATGGCCAAAGATGTACTTTGCGAAGTGAACACCTGCACGTATTGGGCGAATGAAAACAAGTGCAATGCCGAGTCGATCTTCATTGCTTTCAACAACGTGAGACAAGCTTCCCGCTCCGAAGAAACAGATTGTGACACATTTAAAAAGAAATAA
- a CDS encoding IS4 family transposase, whose product MLQQHSLSEQSRFSKLFATLQIGKSLRNAGISKSFGLSSLAVFQIVFSLVFEGKNWFRLLESQRGTYLPGKDVVYRFLNHPSFAWRKFLHTLSFRIVSHFESLISSSRVRVFIIDDSVLSRNRSKKAELLARVFDHTTGKFTKGYTLLTLGWSDGFSFAPLDFVMLSSAKLANRICEMTSKISKRSMGYKRRMESFSRKPDAVVSLLERALAAGFTADYVLMDSWFTQAPLLRQLTDKGLSVIGMVKEMKQRYLVQGQRMTLREVFQSLPKSSSKDIKGSMSIHTTCGLPVKLVFVRNRNKRREWLAILSTDVSLDSAEIVRIYGMRWNIETFFKVTKSYLKLGTEFQGRSFDQLISHTTIVFSRYLAMEYERRQASDDRTLGGLFFLFADEVRDLNFQTALQQLMILFLEMAQAKTKKNQTSVFCQLQDWISSLPSYIKGLFKDLSCES is encoded by the coding sequence ATGTTACAACAACATTCCCTGTCTGAACAGTCTCGCTTTTCCAAACTTTTCGCTACTCTTCAAATCGGGAAATCCTTACGAAATGCGGGGATTTCCAAGTCATTTGGCCTTTCCAGTCTCGCGGTCTTTCAAATCGTCTTCTCTTTGGTATTTGAGGGAAAGAACTGGTTCCGGTTGCTAGAAAGCCAGCGGGGCACGTATCTTCCTGGAAAAGATGTCGTCTATCGATTCCTGAATCATCCTTCCTTTGCGTGGAGGAAATTTCTGCATACGCTAAGCTTTAGAATCGTGTCGCATTTTGAGTCACTCATTTCATCTTCTCGTGTGCGAGTATTCATCATCGACGATTCCGTGCTGAGCCGAAATCGGAGTAAAAAAGCCGAATTATTAGCTCGGGTATTTGACCATACGACAGGTAAGTTCACCAAAGGCTACACCCTGCTGACGCTAGGCTGGTCAGATGGCTTTAGCTTTGCTCCGCTTGACTTTGTCATGCTTTCTTCGGCCAAGCTTGCAAATCGAATCTGCGAAATGACTTCAAAAATCTCAAAACGCAGCATGGGGTACAAGCGTCGAATGGAGTCTTTCTCTCGAAAACCGGATGCCGTAGTCTCGTTGTTGGAAAGGGCGTTAGCTGCAGGTTTTACCGCTGATTACGTACTCATGGATAGCTGGTTTACTCAAGCCCCACTTCTTCGCCAATTAACGGACAAAGGCCTTTCCGTCATTGGGATGGTGAAGGAGATGAAACAGCGATATCTTGTTCAAGGACAGCGAATGACGCTACGTGAAGTCTTTCAAAGCCTTCCGAAGTCGAGTTCCAAAGACATTAAAGGTTCCATGAGCATACACACGACCTGCGGTCTGCCCGTGAAGCTCGTTTTTGTGCGCAACCGCAACAAACGGCGGGAATGGCTTGCGATTTTAAGTACAGACGTCTCCCTGGATTCCGCCGAAATCGTGCGAATTTACGGGATGCGTTGGAATATAGAGACCTTTTTCAAAGTAACCAAAAGCTATTTAAAACTCGGAACGGAGTTTCAAGGCCGTTCGTTTGACCAACTGATTAGCCATACTACCATTGTATTCAGCCGTTATTTGGCAATGGAATACGAACGTCGTCAAGCCAGTGATGATCGAACACTCGGTGGACTCTTTTTTCTCTTTGCGGACGAGGTCCGCGATCTGAACTTCCAGACTGCGCTCCAGCAACTCATGATTTTATTTCTCGAAATGGCTCAAGCGAAGACCAAGAAGAACCAAACGTCGGTTTTTTGTCAACTGCAGGATTGGATCTCTAGTTTACCCAGCTATATCAAGGGTTTGTTTAAAGATTTGAGCTGCGAAAGTTGA
- a CDS encoding YitT family protein — MRNHNSGVRLPLQLTINLIGTLLLSFTYYHINYQNHLTEGGFVGLSLLGKYVLGLSPSVTVLLLDLPVLLAALVLKGKGFVCNTFISIVSFTVFYGLMERYSGLVLDFHGNLALAALLSGLLTGIGAGLVLRCGGASGGDDILSLLISEWKGIKVGTVFIIMDIVVLLLSLFYMPLRETMYTAMAVIVAGQVITFTTSFGKPKRRKKKLQVQPALVGRKEATAAGKL; from the coding sequence ATGAGGAACCATAACAGCGGTGTTCGTCTGCCGCTACAATTAACTATTAATTTGATCGGAACGTTGTTGCTTAGCTTTACTTACTATCACATCAATTATCAGAACCATCTGACCGAAGGCGGGTTCGTAGGACTGTCGCTGCTCGGCAAGTACGTTCTGGGACTGTCGCCATCCGTTACCGTCCTGCTGCTTGATCTTCCGGTTCTGCTGGCAGCCTTGGTGCTCAAAGGAAAGGGATTTGTCTGCAATACATTCATTTCCATTGTGTCGTTTACCGTGTTCTACGGACTGATGGAACGCTATTCCGGACTGGTGCTTGATTTCCATGGCAATCTGGCGCTGGCGGCGCTCTTATCCGGACTGCTAACGGGTATTGGCGCGGGGCTGGTGCTGCGATGCGGAGGCGCAAGCGGCGGTGACGACATCTTGTCTCTCTTGATCAGCGAGTGGAAGGGGATCAAGGTCGGCACCGTGTTCATTATAATGGACATTGTCGTGCTGCTGCTGTCACTCTTCTATATGCCGCTCAGAGAAACGATGTATACGGCGATGGCGGTGATCGTGGCCGGCCAGGTTATCACGTTTACAACTTCGTTCGGTAAACCGAAGCGGAGAAAGAAGAAGCTGCAGGTTCAGCCTGCGCTTGTGGGCCGTAAGGAAGCCACCGCTGCGGGGAAATTATAA
- a CDS encoding uracil-DNA glycosylase, which produces MFGNDWDEVLHEETQKPYFQELRYTLAREYKQYTVYPPKELLFSALKLTAYNKTRVVILGQDPYHGAGQAHGLSFSVMPGVRIPPSLRNIYAELASDIGAGSPNHGSLLHWAEQGVLLLNAVLTVREGQPNSHKGMGWERFTDAIMEKLNERGTPLVFILWGSHAQQKGAFIDQNHHKVIQSAHPSPFSAHRGFLGSHPFSGTNQFLSAHGLEPIDWTIPNL; this is translated from the coding sequence ATATTCGGCAATGATTGGGACGAGGTACTGCATGAAGAAACGCAGAAGCCGTATTTTCAGGAGCTGCGATATACACTGGCTAGGGAATATAAGCAGTATACGGTTTATCCGCCGAAGGAACTGCTGTTCTCAGCTCTGAAGCTGACGGCCTACAACAAGACGAGGGTTGTCATTCTGGGACAAGATCCTTATCATGGCGCGGGACAGGCCCATGGGCTCAGCTTTTCGGTGATGCCCGGTGTGAGAATTCCGCCGTCCCTGCGCAATATTTATGCAGAGCTGGCCAGTGATATCGGCGCTGGCAGTCCGAATCACGGATCGCTGCTGCATTGGGCGGAGCAGGGTGTGCTCCTGCTCAATGCGGTACTGACCGTGCGCGAAGGCCAGCCCAATTCGCATAAAGGAATGGGCTGGGAACGGTTTACGGATGCTATTATGGAGAAACTGAACGAAAGGGGCACGCCGCTGGTCTTCATTCTATGGGGTAGCCATGCCCAGCAGAAGGGCGCTTTCATCGACCAGAACCATCATAAAGTGATCCAGTCGGCGCACCCGAGTCCGTTCTCGGCTCACCGGGGCTTTCTCGGCAGCCATCCGTTCTCGGGGACCAATCAATTTCTGAGCGCTCACGGTCTGGAACCGATCGATTGGACCATACCGAATTTATAG
- a CDS encoding undecaprenyl-diphosphate phosphatase encodes MDLLAIIKAIVLGLVEGLTEFAPVSSTGHMIIVDDMWLKSQEFLGKYTANTFKVVIQLGSILAVVVIFRNRFIDLLGLKRFSRGSLEPVPDGQPAQIETGGRLKLGQVIAGLIPAGLLGMLFEDYIDEYLFSTSTVLIGLVIGAVFMICADLFAPKRVRTQSVDQITYRQALAVGLIQCFSLWPGFSRSGSTISGGVLLGLSHRAAADFTFIMAVPIMAGASLISLYKNWQYFTLDALPFFIAGFISAFVFALLSMRFFLKLINRIKLLPFAIYRIVLAALVYIIFF; translated from the coding sequence TTGGATCTGCTAGCCATTATTAAAGCCATCGTACTTGGTCTGGTTGAAGGCCTGACCGAATTCGCCCCAGTATCCTCTACAGGGCATATGATTATTGTCGATGATATGTGGTTGAAATCGCAGGAATTTCTCGGAAAATACACGGCTAATACATTTAAAGTCGTGATCCAGCTCGGTTCAATCCTTGCGGTTGTCGTCATTTTCAGGAATCGCTTTATTGATTTGCTCGGACTGAAACGCTTCAGCCGCGGCTCGCTTGAACCGGTCCCGGACGGCCAGCCGGCGCAGATAGAGACCGGGGGCCGTCTGAAGCTTGGGCAGGTTATTGCAGGTCTAATTCCAGCCGGTCTGCTAGGAATGTTATTCGAAGATTATATTGATGAATATTTGTTCTCGACATCAACTGTGCTGATCGGTCTTGTAATTGGCGCCGTATTTATGATCTGCGCGGATTTATTTGCTCCGAAGCGCGTCAGGACGCAGAGTGTTGACCAGATTACATACAGGCAAGCGCTTGCGGTGGGCTTGATCCAGTGTTTCTCTCTCTGGCCCGGCTTCTCCCGCTCCGGCTCGACGATTTCGGGAGGCGTCCTTCTTGGCCTGAGCCACCGGGCCGCCGCTGACTTCACCTTTATTATGGCCGTGCCGATCATGGCCGGCGCAAGCCTGATCTCGCTTTACAAGAACTGGCAGTATTTTACGCTGGATGCGTTGCCGTTCTTTATCGCCGGATTTATCAGCGCCTTCGTATTCGCGCTGCTGTCGATGCGGTTCTTTCTGAAGCTGATCAACCGGATCAAGCTGCTGCCGTTCGCAATCTACCGCATCGTGCTGGCCGCCCTGGTCTATATTATTTTCTTTTAA
- a CDS encoding serine/threonine protein kinase: MLARLRAFISAWRDYPREKGELIGQRYEVLSRIGMGSYGLAYRCLDKLERRQVAVKQAKPSKRDTGKQMLKRERDILMQLDHPYIPACRDYFEEMGSAWLVTDYIEGYTLEQLIFEQGCIFGEKDTLRFVLSLMERVNHVHERGFVHLDLRIPNIILRGDDIYLIDFGLARRIGDESPSNDGEAERDKDGLPKRMPASKQSDLHDIGHLMLFMLYSGFTPTPGGGERSWSEELELTAGVRHILLRLLNEESNPYTETQEFIQDVQQALSDMDFRGRSH, translated from the coding sequence TTGCTTGCACGCCTGCGCGCATTCATATCTGCCTGGAGGGATTACCCCAGGGAGAAAGGGGAGCTGATCGGACAGCGTTACGAGGTGCTCTCGCGGATCGGCATGGGAAGCTACGGGCTGGCTTACCGCTGCCTGGATAAACTGGAGAGACGCCAGGTGGCCGTCAAGCAGGCCAAACCGAGCAAGCGGGATACTGGAAAGCAGATGCTGAAGCGGGAACGGGATATCCTTATGCAGCTGGATCATCCCTATATCCCGGCCTGCAGAGATTATTTTGAGGAGATGGGTTCTGCTTGGCTGGTTACCGATTATATTGAAGGTTATACATTGGAGCAGCTGATTTTCGAGCAGGGATGCATATTTGGGGAAAAAGACACCCTGCGCTTCGTCTTGAGCTTGATGGAACGGGTAAACCATGTGCATGAACGCGGCTTCGTGCACCTTGATTTACGCATTCCCAACATCATACTCCGGGGGGATGATATCTATTTGATCGATTTCGGTCTGGCCCGCCGGATCGGGGACGAAAGCCCGAGTAATGACGGCGAAGCGGAGCGGGATAAAGACGGACTGCCGAAGCGCATGCCCGCGTCCAAACAATCGGATTTGCACGACATCGGACATCTTATGCTCTTTATGCTGTATTCAGGGTTTACCCCCACGCCGGGCGGCGGCGAGCGCAGCTGGTCAGAAGAGCTGGAGCTTACGGCGGGGGTGCGGCACATACTGCTGAGACTGCTTAACGAGGAATCGAATCCATACACGGAAACGCAGGAGTTCATTCAGGATGTCCAGCAGGCATTATCCGATATGGACTTTCGCGGCCGATCTCATTGA
- a CDS encoding DUF4349 domain-containing protein, with the protein MFKRSMYYMVTVMVLLCVMLAGCSSGGSAGSADKAANSAMSKSVSFQSNVVTEGAPAAAALADSAETAQKSGSGSGKDFASFSAAEETVSSSGGFTAGDVAAGLNKKLIYHANLNMEVENYEKAQTEVRNRINLARGYILGFTETMSDSEHGGTFVVKVPASGFSSFLDSLEKIKNESLQRSIEGQDVSEEYVDLEARLKAKQLLETQYVEFMKKATKATDLVSFANELGKVQEEIEQIKGRMRYIDQNVLYSTVELRLYQPDESTLNLRKEEPQSLFGRASDALRGTLNALSMGLDWLIIVLAGALPILIGAGLILAVLLWFRRSRRRRREEASLLIREANRSKEEDAYRTAGQSKSRTDGEDKPGDAPQALEPPEDK; encoded by the coding sequence ATGTTCAAACGAAGTATGTATTACATGGTAACGGTGATGGTGTTGTTGTGTGTCATGCTAGCTGGCTGTAGTTCGGGCGGCAGCGCCGGAAGCGCGGATAAGGCTGCAAATTCCGCGATGAGCAAAAGCGTCTCATTTCAATCGAATGTGGTCACAGAGGGGGCTCCCGCTGCAGCTGCTCTTGCAGATTCAGCCGAAACCGCGCAAAAGAGCGGATCGGGGAGTGGTAAAGACTTCGCCAGCTTTTCAGCTGCTGAAGAAACCGTCAGCAGCTCCGGCGGTTTCACGGCCGGCGATGTAGCCGCAGGATTGAACAAGAAGCTGATCTACCATGCCAATCTCAACATGGAAGTGGAAAATTACGAGAAAGCGCAGACGGAAGTGCGGAATAGGATCAATCTTGCACGCGGCTACATTCTCGGATTCACGGAAACGATGTCGGATTCCGAGCATGGCGGCACGTTTGTCGTAAAGGTGCCGGCCTCCGGTTTCTCTTCCTTCCTGGACAGTCTAGAGAAGATCAAGAATGAATCGCTTCAACGCAGTATCGAGGGTCAGGACGTTTCCGAAGAGTATGTCGACCTCGAAGCGCGCCTAAAGGCAAAGCAGCTGCTGGAAACCCAGTATGTCGAATTTATGAAAAAGGCGACCAAAGCCACGGATCTTGTATCGTTTGCCAACGAGCTTGGAAAGGTTCAGGAGGAGATCGAGCAGATCAAGGGAAGAATGCGCTATATCGATCAAAATGTGCTGTACTCGACGGTGGAGCTTAGGCTGTACCAGCCGGACGAGAGTACCTTAAATTTGCGTAAGGAAGAGCCGCAATCACTATTTGGCAGAGCCTCTGACGCGCTGCGCGGAACCTTGAATGCACTCTCCATGGGATTAGATTGGCTCATTATCGTCCTGGCAGGGGCGCTGCCGATACTGATCGGAGCCGGCCTCATTCTGGCCGTGCTGCTCTGGTTCCGGCGTTCAAGACGCCGCCGCCGCGAAGAGGCTTCGCTGCTGATTCGGGAAGCCAATCGGAGTAAAGAGGAGGATGCTTACAGAACGGCTGGACAAAGCAAAAGCCGGACGGACGGGGAAGATAAGCCTGGAGATGCGCCGCAGGCGCTGGAACCGCCAGAAGACAAATAA
- a CDS encoding AI-2E family transporter — translation MLLQNKFFRTTLGIIFLLLILYLGSKVLVIFSPIGTIINLLLVPMMLSGFMYYLLRPLVNYLEKRKLKRPIAILLIYAVFIALFAIFWVAVWPTLQDQIQNFIRNAPYLVQDLQTQLDRLRENPMFARFFRGESDLTVRLTEYLQNAVTWVTNSISNLITVISNIVVVVATLPIILYYMLKDSHKLPRILLGLVPRKYRSEGQETLEQIDSALSSFIVTRVVLNLILGLTLYIGFLVIGLPYALLLALVSVPLNFIPYIGAILASIPVVIVSFIESPMTALWSLVIIVASQQIQDNLLTPIIYGKSLDVHPLTTVILVLVGGEFYGIIGVLIALPVYMTVKIIFLRVYEIIIAERTNEM, via the coding sequence TTGCTGCTGCAGAACAAGTTTTTCCGTACCACGCTTGGAATTATATTTCTTCTGCTTATCCTTTATCTCGGCTCCAAGGTTTTGGTTATATTCTCGCCCATTGGGACCATCATTAATCTTCTGCTCGTGCCGATGATGCTCTCTGGGTTCATGTATTATTTGCTTCGCCCGCTGGTCAATTATCTGGAAAAAAGAAAGCTCAAGCGCCCGATCGCCATTTTGCTCATCTATGCGGTATTTATTGCTCTGTTCGCTATTTTCTGGGTCGCCGTCTGGCCGACGCTGCAGGATCAAATCCAGAATTTTATCCGAAATGCCCCGTATCTTGTCCAAGATCTCCAGACCCAGCTTGACCGTCTGCGCGAGAACCCGATGTTTGCGCGCTTCTTCCGCGGAGAATCGGATCTGACGGTCCGGTTAACCGAATACCTGCAAAACGCGGTAACCTGGGTGACGAACTCCATCAGCAATCTGATTACCGTCATCTCCAACATTGTTGTCGTTGTGGCCACACTGCCGATTATTTTGTACTATATGCTGAAAGACAGCCATAAGCTGCCCCGTATTCTGCTCGGCCTGGTTCCGCGAAAATACCGCAGTGAAGGGCAGGAGACGCTGGAGCAAATTGATTCGGCGCTCAGCAGCTTCATCGTTACGCGGGTGGTTCTTAATCTGATCCTGGGCCTCACCCTGTACATCGGTTTTCTTGTGATCGGTTTGCCATATGCCCTGCTGCTGGCCCTCGTGTCGGTGCCTCTGAACTTCATTCCCTATATTGGCGCTATTCTTGCCTCCATTCCGGTCGTTATCGTCAGTTTTATCGAATCTCCCATGACCGCCTTATGGTCTCTGGTGATTATCGTCGCCTCGCAGCAAATTCAGGATAACCTGCTCACGCCGATCATTTACGGCAAATCTCTGGATGTCCATCCGCTGACAACGGTAATCCTTGTACTCGTGGGCGGAGAATTCTACGGAATCATCGGTGTGCTGATAGCGCTGCCGGTCTATATGACCGTCAAAATTATTTTTCTGCGGGTATACGAAATTATCATCGCGGAACGGACGAACGAAATGTAA
- a CDS encoding Crp/Fnr family transcriptional regulator yields the protein MILHKGEILFRQGDSCDTLYHIKSGLFKVTRLHENGNIVLFNILYPGETVPHHSLISPKEAHGTATALMSSEAQLIPASEWYRQLREEPGKAMEVALLLQEKVRFMQTRLDHLTIGAPAERLELLIGWLRDYSHGVPLTELLTQEEIGQLIGVRRETVNRLLRG from the coding sequence ATGATACTGCATAAAGGAGAGATTTTATTTAGGCAGGGCGATAGCTGTGATACGCTGTACCATATTAAGAGCGGTTTATTTAAAGTGACCAGGCTGCATGAGAATGGGAATATCGTGCTGTTTAACATCCTATATCCTGGCGAGACGGTGCCTCATCATTCGCTCATCTCACCTAAAGAAGCCCATGGGACAGCCACTGCGCTGATGAGCAGCGAAGCCCAGCTCATCCCCGCGTCGGAGTGGTACCGCCAGCTGCGCGAGGAGCCCGGTAAAGCGATGGAGGTTGCTCTTCTGCTGCAGGAGAAGGTAAGATTCATGCAGACCCGTCTGGACCATCTTACGATCGGGGCGCCTGCCGAAAGGTTGGAGCTGCTGATCGGATGGCTGCGCGATTATTCCCATGGGGTCCCATTGACAGAACTGCTGACCCAGGAAGAGATCGGACAGCTGATCGGCGTCCGCAGGGAGACGGTGAACAGGCTGCTGCGTGGCTGA
- the metE gene encoding 5-methyltetrahydropteroyltriglutamate--homocysteine S-methyltransferase, translating to MTTQVKISNLGYPRIGANREWKKALEAYWAGRTQEEQLRAEMDRIQLDNLRKQQEAGIDLIPVGDFTYYDHVLDTAVMFGIVPPRYRYEDGPAGLDLYFAMARGNSRAAACEMTKWFNTNYHYIVPEIGDLTPVLTENKPLAAYRFAKKQAGIDGKPVVIGLYTFLKLSKGFALSEIRSLAQRFLPVYVQLLQELEREGAAWVQIDEPAVVTGLREEDIELLSDIYSELHSAVPGLSIMLQTYFESAEPLEALLKLPVQGIGLDFVHDSGANLEAIERLSWPGDKTLGAGVIDGRGIWRCDPDDKLALAQRLAALVPEGKLILQPSSSLLHVPVTVRSEEKLKQEVRNALAFADEKLAELALLKRALLEGRDAAGASLAETQAALAAFRKLPERSRADVAELERGLTELPDRRSPAYAERAKRQQDKWRLPLLPTTTIGSFPQTPEVRQARLKWRKGELSQEVYDDFIHRQIVDAIALQENIGLDVLVHGEFERTDMVEFFGEKLDGFLFTQNGWVQSYGSRCVKPPVIYADVAFTEPMTVKESVYAQSLTKLPVKGMLTGPVTILNWSFVRDDLSRERVANQIALALRQEVLALESAGVEMIQVDEPAVREGLPLKEKDRRHYLDWAVKSFRISTNLVRDTTQIHTHMCYCEFGDMIDSISDMDADVISIETSRSHGELIASFEKMEYDKGIGLGVYDIHSPRVPSVGEMETGIDRALRVLHPEQFWINPDCGLKTRGWSETEASLRNMVAAAEDARKKARAIQP from the coding sequence ATGACAACTCAAGTAAAAATAAGCAATCTCGGATATCCAAGAATCGGCGCGAACCGGGAATGGAAAAAAGCGCTGGAGGCTTACTGGGCGGGACGAACCCAGGAGGAACAGCTGCGGGCGGAAATGGACCGCATTCAGCTGGATAATCTGCGCAAGCAGCAGGAGGCGGGCATCGATCTGATTCCTGTCGGGGATTTCACGTATTACGATCATGTGCTGGATACGGCAGTCATGTTCGGTATTGTGCCGCCCAGGTACCGGTATGAAGATGGACCTGCCGGACTGGATTTGTATTTTGCGATGGCACGGGGTAATTCCCGGGCGGCGGCATGCGAAATGACGAAATGGTTCAATACGAATTACCATTACATCGTGCCGGAGATTGGGGATCTTACACCTGTTCTAACAGAGAACAAACCGCTTGCCGCATACCGGTTCGCTAAAAAGCAGGCAGGCATTGACGGCAAGCCCGTGGTCATTGGACTCTATACATTCCTGAAACTGTCCAAGGGCTTTGCCCTATCGGAAATCCGCAGTTTGGCCCAGCGCTTTCTGCCGGTCTATGTGCAGCTGTTGCAGGAGCTGGAGCGGGAGGGGGCGGCTTGGGTTCAAATAGATGAACCTGCTGTGGTGACCGGACTGCGGGAAGAGGATATTGAGCTTCTAAGCGATATTTATAGCGAGCTTCATTCCGCTGTTCCGGGTCTTTCCATTATGCTGCAGACATACTTTGAGTCCGCCGAGCCGCTTGAAGCCCTGCTTAAACTGCCGGTGCAGGGAATCGGACTCGATTTTGTACACGACAGCGGGGCCAATCTGGAAGCGATTGAGCGCCTGAGCTGGCCGGGGGATAAGACGCTTGGAGCCGGAGTGATCGACGGGCGCGGGATTTGGCGCTGCGACCCGGACGATAAGCTGGCGCTGGCTCAGCGCCTGGCTGCCCTTGTCCCGGAGGGCAAGCTGATTTTGCAGCCATCCAGCAGCCTGCTGCATGTGCCTGTGACGGTGCGCAGCGAGGAGAAGCTGAAGCAGGAGGTGCGGAACGCGCTGGCCTTTGCCGATGAGAAGCTGGCAGAGCTTGCGCTGCTGAAACGGGCGCTGCTTGAAGGCCGTGACGCCGCCGGGGCTTCGTTAGCCGAGACGCAGGCTGCGCTGGCCGCCTTCCGCAAACTGCCCGAGCGCAGCCGCGCGGACGTGGCAGAGCTTGAACGCGGCTTGACGGAGCTGCCTGACCGGCGGAGTCCGGCCTATGCCGAGCGGGCGAAGCGCCAGCAGGACAAGTGGCGTCTGCCGTTGCTGCCGACAACGACAATCGGCAGCTTTCCGCAGACGCCGGAAGTCCGGCAGGCGCGGCTGAAATGGCGCAAGGGCGAGTTGAGCCAGGAAGTCTATGACGACTTTATCCACCGGCAAATTGTGGACGCCATCGCTCTTCAGGAGAACATCGGTCTGGATGTTCTGGTGCACGGCGAATTTGAACGGACAGATATGGTGGAGTTCTTCGGGGAGAAGCTGGATGGATTTCTGTTCACGCAGAATGGCTGGGTGCAATCCTACGGTTCCCGCTGCGTCAAGCCGCCGGTCATTTACGCCGATGTCGCTTTCACCGAACCGATGACCGTCAAGGAAAGCGTTTATGCGCAATCTTTGACGAAGCTTCCGGTAAAGGGCATGCTGACCGGGCCGGTCACGATTCTGAACTGGTCATTCGTTCGCGACGATCTAAGCCGGGAGCGGGTAGCGAACCAGATTGCGCTTGCGCTGCGGCAGGAGGTTCTGGCGCTTGAAAGCGCCGGAGTGGAAATGATTCAGGTGGACGAGCCGGCGGTGCGCGAAGGACTTCCGCTTAAGGAGAAGGACCGCAGGCATTATCTGGACTGGGCCGTAAAATCTTTCCGCATTTCCACGAATCTCGTTCGGGATACGACACAAATTCATACCCATATGTGCTATTGCGAATTTGGCGATATGATCGATTCCATTTCCGATATGGATGCGGATGTTATTTCCATTGAGACGTCGCGAAGCCATGGTGAGCTGATTGCAAGCTTTGAGAAAATGGAATATGACAAAGGGATCGGCCTTGGAGTCTACGACATCCATAGTCCGCGTGTTCCGTCGGTGGGAGAAATGGAGACCGGTATCGACCGGGCGCTGCGGGTGCTGCATCCGGAGCAGTTCTGGATCAACCCGGACTGCGGACTGAAGACGCGGGGCTGGAGCGAAACGGAAGCTTCGCTGCGGAATATGGTGGCAGCTGCGGAAGATGCAAGAAAGAAGGCGCGGGCTATTCAGCCGTAA